The nucleotide sequence CTTTCACAGGCACCCGTTCGCATGAAAGTTCGCCAGGTGAAACTTTATTATTCTTTGACTGTAAACATATAGAATTTAAAAATTAGACACATCTCTAAAATCTGAAGTTTGTATATAGTTTTAAAAAATCATTCACCTTTCTATCCGGCATGTTCTGCTTCTTCATTAACACGGTGTCAACTTCATCATCCATCAATTCCTATGCAACATATGTAAGATGAATTAGTTAAGGAATTCTGAAAATGGTAAAAATTTAATGCAACTTTACCTCCTCGGCTTTATTCTCCAAGTAGAGCATCTCAAGCTTATCATTAGGCATAAATGTTCTTTTTACTGCATAGTTTTGTGTGCCAAATGTGAGATTACTATCATTGAGATTGAaccgaaatataagtctttttcCACATAATTGTTGAATAATTTT is from Triticum aestivum cultivar Chinese Spring chromosome 1B, IWGSC CS RefSeq v2.1, whole genome shotgun sequence and encodes:
- the LOC123119035 gene encoding replication protein A 70 kDa DNA-binding subunit A; its protein translation is MSCDKCHKLATKETNKYYCNSCGIYPEKVTPRYRVRLQISDHTSTTSCTLFDEEAARLLNTSASKLLDTLDGKSEEAPKIIQQLCGKRLIFRFNLNDSNLTFGTQNYAVKRTFMPNDKLEMLYLENKAEEELMDDEVDTVLMKKQNMPDRKSKNNKVSPGELSCERVPVKEEPNDSNGTT